In Coleofasciculus chthonoplastes PCC 7420, a single genomic region encodes these proteins:
- a CDS encoding lysylphosphatidylglycerol synthase domain-containing protein, translated as MKKIWSSIKPYIRWVILGGTLFFIAKAFKDHWREVAGIRIDPQGWTMLAIALLVTLLAHIWSGWVWTWILQAFKQPIEPRWALQVYLKTNVAKYLPGNVWHFYGRIAAVRGVGGSVGAASISVLLEPLLMAAAALAIALFSGGLGWINTASDSRMWGLQILGLVVVLLGVHPRVLNPIVQRLSRSKKVTDTEEFTIERYPLLPLLGEMGFLGFRGTGFLFTLLAVGSITPTQIPSLLSAFSFAWLLGLVVPGAPGGLGVFEATAIALLDQQLPAAFILTGVALFRLVSILAEISAAGLAIISERLWTS; from the coding sequence ATGAAAAAAATCTGGTCATCGATAAAACCCTACATTCGCTGGGTCATTCTGGGCGGGACGCTATTTTTTATCGCTAAAGCTTTTAAAGATCATTGGCGAGAAGTTGCTGGAATTCGCATTGATCCCCAGGGCTGGACGATGCTGGCGATCGCACTCTTGGTTACACTTCTGGCACATATTTGGTCGGGTTGGGTTTGGACGTGGATTTTACAGGCGTTTAAACAACCCATTGAACCGCGTTGGGCGCTACAGGTTTATCTGAAAACGAATGTTGCTAAATATTTACCCGGTAATGTGTGGCATTTCTATGGTCGAATTGCAGCGGTGAGGGGGGTTGGAGGTTCTGTGGGTGCTGCTAGTATCAGTGTATTACTGGAACCTCTGTTAATGGCAGCTGCGGCGTTAGCGATCGCGTTATTTAGTGGTGGATTGGGTTGGATCAACACGGCATCCGATAGCCGGATGTGGGGGTTACAAATTTTGGGCTTAGTTGTGGTGTTGTTGGGCGTTCATCCCCGAGTTCTCAATCCTATTGTTCAACGCTTAAGCCGTTCCAAGAAGGTTACAGATACGGAAGAGTTCACTATTGAACGCTATCCCTTATTGCCATTGTTGGGTGAAATGGGCTTTTTGGGATTTCGGGGAACCGGATTTTTATTTACCTTACTGGCGGTAGGATCAATTACTCCTACTCAGATTCCGTCGTTACTGAGTGCGTTTAGTTTCGCCTGGTTACTGGGATTAGTTGTACCTGGCGCACCGGGAGGGTTAGGGGTATTTGAAGCGACTGCGATCGCGCTTTTAGATCAGCAGTTGCCTGCGGCTTTCATCCTTACAGGGGTTGCCTTATTTCGCCTTGTTAGTAT